ttaaaagtgGTTTTATCATAAGTTTGGGTGAAAATAGTAATTTGGgctaatataatttcaaaacaaaatataatatattttatgcaaTTAAATAGGAGCCATTAATTGCcaattaaaaattggttatcttTTATATTGACTTCTTCTAGGCATGCCTTTTTTATGGGGTGGTGGTGGGGTTTTATCCAGGAAGGTGAAGAGGAGCGTCTGCGTAAATGGATCGTTTCAGGACCCACGGCCGTCCCATTTTTGCCACCATTTTGCTTTGCGTCTTTTGAAGTCCTTCCTCTCTTTTACTTTATGTACTTCCCCCTTAATGAATCTTTACTTCCGCAAAGGAAATTACCATAATATCCTCAAACCTTTTCATAAATGTGAAACTTACATGTAAAAGTAAAAACAGAAATAAGTGACAATTAGATTGGCATGTAATTGTAAATGCCTTTTTACTTCATTtcatttgtcaaaatttttttgaattattataaggACAAAATCATCAATACTGCCAAAGTTTTGCATTATGGCCATTTGTATAATCAAGAGACACATTATAGAGATGCTTATCCATATAATGGAAGGGCATTTCTGTAATCCCAACATACATGAATGAGTTAGAACATCTAATCAGATGattcatttgatttgaaaaatagaCTTAAGAAATTAGTAAACATTGAGTGGCAAATGTAGATTCCCATTGTTGCTATGCAAATGTCATAATTCATTTCAGAAAAAAATGCCAACAGGGAACCAAATTCAACCCATTTAGTGCAAATTTTCATCTAATTAAGTCACtgttatataataaacaaatggGCAAAGACTgagaatcaaataaactaaaccAGGAAGGATCTTCATATTGGTTTCTCTCTTTTCAGGAACAATCCCCACCAATACCACTTTTCTTTCTCAAGGGAAGGAGATTTTGGAAAACCAACCTCAAGCCTCATTCTTTGTTCTTTGAAGATGGTGCAAAGGAAGGTATCCAACCAGCTTGGAATTCAAGCTGATCATGTTAAATCAGAGAAGCGGTTGGTGAACATGAAATCATCTTCTTATCAGCACCAGGATGGCAAGAATAGAGGGCCTGacataaagaagaagatgaagaagtcAAGATCGATCAAGCTTTCATCATCAACTTTGAAACAGACTATCTCACAGCCTGGAAAGCCTCCTCCTGAAATTGTTTTAAGTGTTGCACCCGCCCCTCAAAAGCAGTCTCCTGTGACATCAACTTATGGTTCACCAAATTATATGAAGTCCACCAGCAGTTCAGAGGCTAGGAAGGAGAATTCTCTGGTGAGTTCCCGGTACTCGCAAACTAGTTTTGATATTAAGAATCAGCATAGAAGAAACTTAAGTGGTTCAAAAGTTAGCTCTGTTTCTGGTACTAAACCAGCTAGAGCATTGACAAAGTCATCTAGTTTGAAGATGGTAAGGACTTTAACAAAGGCCCCCACTTTTAAGAATGGGAGAGGTTCTGCAAGAAAATGTTCTAGAGTTGTTCTCTGTGCAGATATGGACGCACAGAGAGCTACCTGTTCTTCAACTCTGAAGGACTCAAAATTTCCTGATTATCTTATGCTTAGTCCTGGGGCAACTGAGGCTGAAGGAACTTCAGCACTGAAAGTGTGTCCTTACACTTATTGCTCTCTTAATGGTCATCACCACACACCTTTACCGCCATTGAAGTGCTTCTTGTCGGCAAGGAGGCGATTGTTGAAAACACAGAAGAACAAAAAGCTGGAAGCTCTATCCCCACGTAGAGTGACGCCAGTTGTTGAAGGAGCGGAAGGAGTTGATGGAGGGAAGGTGATTTTGTATGACACTTATGCATGTAAGGAAGGAGATTCAGATTGCTCCCCTATCTCTCCTCTCATAAAAGAAGGGAGCATGGACTTTTTCATTGAAATCTATGCTAAAAATAAGGAAGGCAATGGTGAGTCTCCTTTTGGAGGTTGCGATGGAGCAAAAGTAGAGCACGACAATGACAAACAAGTTTCTCAGAGCGTCTCCGATGGATCACCACGCTCAGAGATAGATTTTGAGGAAAATCTTGAACAAGATAGTCATATCATTCCAACAGGAGTTGATATCATACAGTGTTTCCCTAAAGAACAAAAAGTGGAAGATCCAGAAATAGACTACTTGCCAATTGCAGCTCAAAATGAAGTAGCTCCAGAAAGTTATTACAACGGAAGTGATTTTGAAGAGGAATGCAGTGGCAGCTCCCAAGGGAATGATAGTATTTCTGAAGCTTCTGACATGGAGTGGGAGGGTGGCCAATTTTTAACGTCCGATCTTGGTACAGAAGCCAACTATTCAACAAAAAACTATATGGAATCTGATCCAGCTGATGGGAAATCGTCAGACATCAAGAATCGTGATTTTCATGATGAAGCTATCATCAAATCAGACAACACTGTTATTCATTGTGGTGATGAGATTGCACCTGATGAAGTTTTCGAAGAACAAAGTGCTTGCTTTGACTCACAGCACGATGACAGTGATTCTAAAATGGAGGACTCAGATCAAAATTTTGGGATTGTTGAATCTAGCCAAGTGATCATGGAGGAAGCTGAGACAGATTTGGCAGGAGTTAAGGTCACTGATGCTTGGCCAGACATCCCAATAGCGGAACCAGCAGCTTTTACTGAGGAATTGGAGGTGAAGAAGTTAGTTTCTGAAGCAGAAGCTGAAACTttgaatgatcgacgaaaggaAGAATCTCCTGTAGATGAAGTGACATATCAGGCTGCAACAGATAAAGATTGCAATGGAAGCCTGGAGCCCAAGGATTTAGAAATAGATCAAAATATTGCCATCAATGTACTTGGTCTAAAGAAAGAAGTACCGAAAAGTGAAACTGGATATCAAACGGACGAGAGAGAACAAGTTGCTGTCACTAAGAGATCAATTGGAGTTCAAGTTGATATTTATCCGGTTACTGTCATCAAAGTATCAATTGGAGTCCAAGCTCCTGATGATCTCTATGAAGCATATCGAGATGATGCTATGGTGGATACCAACTTTTTCCAGTTTGAAGACCTTCCTGAAGATGGTGTTTTAAGTCAAGATATGGTTGATGAAATGCTTCCAGAGAAAAGCAAAGAGCAACTATCGGAGGCTGAGAGTGATAGCATGAATGTTGCAGACAATCAGAACTTTGAGGAGAAAGTTGAAGTTGAGAGATTCAAACTCTCAAGTTCCATGGCTTCTGATGAGGAACGATATTCAAGGATGTGTAAAATAAGTTTAGCTGAAAGCAATTCTGCAGAAATTCAGACAATGGAAGTGGAAAACCCCATCCAAGCAGATATAGAAGAAACACTCCCCTCGACAGACAATAAGACCGATTCCGAATTGGAAAGCACACCATTCCTTTCAGAAAGCAAGTCCAAGTCCAAGTCCAAGTCCAACCCAGAACTGCCAAGTGCCTGTGGCAATCAGAAATGGACAATTGGATCCAGGAGAACTGCCACTGATGAGGAGGAATTGAGGAGATTCAACCCACGAGAACCAAATTACCTGCCCCTGGTTCCTGACCCTGATGCAGAAAAGGTTGATCTCAGGCATCAGATGGAGGACGAAAGGAAAAATTCTGAGGAATGGATGGTCGATTATGCACTCAGACAGGCAATAACCAAACTTGCTCCTGCTAGGAAGAAAAAGGTGGCACTACTAGTTGAAGCTTTTGAAACAGTTATACCATCCCCTCAATGGAAAATGCATCTTGGGCGTACTTCATCAACTTTTGCTCTTGCAAGACCTATTCAAGCTTGCAGCTGATGCTAGTTCTTAAGGCAAATAAGTAACCCACTTTTAAGCCCTGTCTTTCAACATAGTTAAAACCATTATAACTCAAAGCTCAAGATtagtttctctctttttatttggtGTGCAGGTGATGTTTAAGAGCAATCAATAGAGGCAGATTATACTGCTGAAACTATGAAGAATAGAGCATTATGATAGCTTGCAAGGCCCCATGAGTTATGAGTAAGCTGCTTCTGAGCCATAGTCGAGTGCAGATAAAGTGGTCGCTTAGTGAAGAGATGTTTGAAGGAAGAAAGTGCTAAGCTATGTGGTTGATCAAGTGAATGTGAAGCttgttgaattcaaaattaagaaataacaGTACAATTTATGGCGTTCACTCAGTTTCTTTAACTGGATGCCCAGGTCTATCATTAGTTGTTGCCGGGGGCACTAGATCTCCaaacttaattatatttatttagtagtCTAAATTATCTACTAATAATCATAACTCATTCTTTGTCTAACTTGTCATCATTAACACCTCTAGTGAAAACACCACACATGTTATACAGTGAATAGAAGGAATTTAACTGATTATGCAACATTAAGAGACTAACCTTTGTCTTCTGCTTAACTATTACCATATAATAATAACAGCCAGCTCCGAGCAAAATCAATGAGAGTACAATCATAAGCACAAACAATAAGAGTATTAACAGTTCAGAAGCCAAATGGggcaaatataaaaattcatactTAAAGGAAAGATACATGAAAACTTAAGAGTTctagaaaattaatatatgcaATAAATTTGCATCtgttaaaagtttttatattcATCACATAAAATCAACAGTTGCTACGATTGCTTCCATCTCTGAGCTCAATCTGATGGTTAATGTGAAAATAAATGCGCTATAATATTTCAACTAATACAGCAGAAAAAAACTACAAAAGAATTACTGATAAGATCATCAGACTGTATCAATTATATATGTCTTTTCTGTTATAATATTCTTGTTATCCAAAACTTGCTGCCATGATTACAGGCATATTACTTCCACTACATTTTTTCCCAGTCCAAACTATAACAGTAATCCACAAATAAGTAATTCACAAAGTAAAGAACGAACTATCTTTTATCGGAAAAATGTACTTGAATAGCAGGAGTTTCAAGAAGAAGGGATCGAAGCTCTCCAAAGTGATTTTCCAGACAGCCACACTCTGATCTTTGATCTTCTAAACCTGAGCTAACCTCAGCATTATCACTATGTCCCTCGGCTTTTCTCACCACTACATCATGATACAACTTAAGTGCATCAGTTGTTGAAAGTGAATGCACTGATTCATATAAGCCCTGAAATTTGTTTCTATTTTCTTGTGTTTCAGCCAACATCTCTTTCAGCTCGTTGGAAAGGGAAGCAAATGCACTACATATGAGaagaccaaaaagaaaaaaaaaaaatttgtcaaaaaagtGAAATCAATCTTTCttctaattttgtttaaaagaaaTCTCTGCCTTGAAGTTGATGACTTCAAAACTTTCGTGAcagaaaatattcaataaactATTCATTTATTGTTACCTGGTGACACCTCTAACAAGACCCCAATTGTATCCAGAGAGAAAAGATCGTTTAAAGCCAATATTAAACCCCTCTTGGGCAGAAGCTTCTTTCCCTGCTATAAGGCCATCACGATATCCAATCTGAAAATTATGAATTACGATAGTGGCATTGTGATAAGAATTTGTCGTATTTGTTGCACAGGTTGAGAAATAAAAGGTGTTGAGTATTAGAAAAAGTAACAAAACAACTTAATGTTCTCAAATTACAGTGTGGAATTGATCACGCCTCTTTTGCCACTCTCTGTCCAAATCAGATGATTTATCAAATTCCTCATCAGAACCACCCCACAAAGATCCATCCCCATCTTGCAAGTCACCTTCATCAAAACCTGAAACCAAACAGCATCAAATGCCTTGGTATCTAAAGGATGAGTTAGATgtgaaacaatataaaatttgctTTAAATTTCCAAAACTGTTGCCAATAGGCAATAACCTGAAAGCTGAAAAGACCCCaaacaaaccaaaaaattaaaagaccATAATTCATGAACCACAGGACAGTGCACAGACAGATGACTCAAGTTTGTTCATTTCCTTGACCTAAAAGACTCTCACACTACATATCAGCAGTTGATATTCTTACTAAGGCTGCAGGCAAACAGAAACTTCAGGACACGACACTCACTGCGCATGTTCTAGTTTGTAATCCATTACtaaataattactaattaacTATATAAGGGATCGTTTATGCTCCTTTCATTCAACAGAAATGAAACACTGTGTCATCAAGAAACCAAAATATATCCCGTAAAACCTTCACACGGGAggaacaaacaaataaaaataaaaaataatcaaacaaaattaatatcatatgaCACTTACAATTGGCAGTTGAAGTAGAAtccaattttgtttttgataatttcaaacTTTCAGAGTAGAGCTCCTCAGCAAAACTGTCCTCCATCTATacaaccgaaaaaaaaaaaaaaaggatttgatGTTTAGCTCAAAATAATTCTTCCATAAACAAGTTTGCAAGGAACTCACTGACACAATATACAAAGTCTATAAATGTATAAACAAAATAGCTACCTGGGTTTCTTTGAAAATAAGATTTGGGTCACCAGAATAGCAGAATTTGTaggaagatataataataataataattctttcaAAAAGGTTTGTATGATCACCTTCAGAAAATCTGGAACGAGAGCTGTCTCCTTTGCCACTAGAGACAACAATATGTAAACAAAATCCAGCGAAACAACGAAACGATTCGAAGGAAGCTAAACTCACAAAAATGGCAAATTTTatccatatatttattttttaaaaaatacaaaaatagttCGATTTATGGAAGCAGAAGAGTGAACAGCTTTAATGGGCCTGCCTGGTGCCTGAAAATTACTCTTTAATGGGTTGGGGCTTTAATA
This sequence is a window from Mangifera indica cultivar Alphonso chromosome 5, CATAS_Mindica_2.1, whole genome shotgun sequence. Protein-coding genes within it:
- the LOC123217008 gene encoding calmodulin binding protein PICBP-like, with translation MVQRKVSNQLGIQADHVKSEKRLVNMKSSSYQHQDGKNRGPDIKKKMKKSRSIKLSSSTLKQTISQPGKPPPEIVLSVAPAPQKQSPVTSTYGSPNYMKSTSSSEARKENSLVSSRYSQTSFDIKNQHRRNLSGSKVSSVSGTKPARALTKSSSLKMVRTLTKAPTFKNGRGSARKCSRVVLCADMDAQRATCSSTLKDSKFPDYLMLSPGATEAEGTSALKVCPYTYCSLNGHHHTPLPPLKCFLSARRRLLKTQKNKKLEALSPRRVTPVVEGAEGVDGGKVILYDTYACKEGDSDCSPISPLIKEGSMDFFIEIYAKNKEGNGESPFGGCDGAKVEHDNDKQVSQSVSDGSPRSEIDFEENLEQDSHIIPTGVDIIQCFPKEQKVEDPEIDYLPIAAQNEVAPESYYNGSDFEEECSGSSQGNDSISEASDMEWEGGQFLTSDLGTEANYSTKNYMESDPADGKSSDIKNRDFHDEAIIKSDNTVIHCGDEIAPDEVFEEQSACFDSQHDDSDSKMEDSDQNFGIVESSQVIMEEAETDLAGVKVTDAWPDIPIAEPAAFTEELEVKKLVSEAEAETLNDRRKEESPVDEVTYQAATDKDCNGSLEPKDLEIDQNIAINVLGLKKEVPKSETGYQTDEREQVAVTKRSIGVQVDIYPVTVIKVSIGVQAPDDLYEAYRDDAMVDTNFFQFEDLPEDGVLSQDMVDEMLPEKSKEQLSEAESDSMNVADNQNFEEKVEVERFKLSSSMASDEERYSRMCKISLAESNSAEIQTMEVENPIQADIEETLPSTDNKTDSELESTPFLSESKSKSKSKSNPELPSACGNQKWTIGSRRTATDEEELRRFNPREPNYLPLVPDPDAEKVDLRHQMEDERKNSEEWMVDYALRQAITKLAPARKKKVALLVEAFETVIPSPQWKMHLGRTSSTFALARPIQACS
- the LOC123217009 gene encoding uncharacterized protein LOC123217009, producing MEDSFAEELYSESLKLSKTKLDSTSTANCFDEGDLQDGDGSLWGGSDEEFDKSSDLDREWQKRRDQFHTIGYRDGLIAGKEASAQEGFNIGFKRSFLSGYNWGLVRGVTSAFASLSNELKEMLAETQENRNKFQGLYESVHSLSTTDALKLYHDVVVRKAEGHSDNAEVSSGLEDQRSECGCLENHFGELRSLLLETPAIQVHFSDKR